A segment of the Planctomycetia bacterium genome:
ATCGTGCGGCACGACGTGCCCTACAACCCGCTGCACGACCAGGGCTACGTGAGCATCGGCTGCGCGCCCTGCACCCGGGCGATCGGCTTCGGCGAGGACGAACGGGCCGGCCGCTGGAGCGGTTCGGCGAAGACCGAGTGCGGACTGCACACCCGCGGCCCGTGAGGCCCGCCACCTG
Coding sequences within it:
- a CDS encoding hypothetical protein (possible pseudo, internal stop codon) encodes the protein MRHDVPYNPLHDQGYVSIGCAPCTRAIGFGEDERAGRWSGSAKTECGLHTRGP